The DNA region TATatcttcttaattttataaaagaaattaaaattaattattacttaAAATAAACTGATAATTACTTAatcttttaatcttttgatgtcatttcaaataattttgagaatttatATTGGTTGATTATAGCttttacttaattattttattccaattATTAATGGCTATTATTCATATTCCATCTTCTAATggcttaaattttttaagttggaattttagaattttatacCCGGGTTGGATAAGATTGGGTCGAAATTTTTTGAACGAATTGGGTTAGATTGCCCgaggtttttttaattattatttttttaaaaaaaacccttatttttccattatacatattactttaataattaaattttcataaagtTACAACTCAGTACTAATATCTGTTACAAACCACAAATATCCTTCATGTtcgtaataatcttaaaaatagaattgggtTGTAACCCTTTTTTTGTGTTGGTTGGATTAatgtgacaaaaaaaaaatgtcaacccgcgtattaattcaaatttttcgggttttaaaaaattaactcaattgatattgaaaaaaaaaaaaacttaactCAACCCGCTATAAAtgtaatttctaaaattcatcaaaattttttaaatggagtATTAACTAAATCCGTCCaatagtaaatatatttttaaatttttttttaaatattaatcaaattaaaaaaaattaagtgtattatttaaacaaatttgaggtttttttttttttttttctatggaTTAATCATTGGGAGACAAAATGATTTGAACCCATTAATTGTGCTAAAAAGAGGATATAAATGCAAGTATTTATCATCAACTCACCCACCAACAAcaaatttgtataaaaaatattcagcCACAAATCAAAGTTGACTAATTTCCTTCTATCTTTCTCGGGGTTCGAACATACTGCAATCTACTAACTCTTCATTGTTGGATGGACTTTCACGTtcgctctctctcttattAAGTTCCCGACTTTGAGTTTCATTAGGTCAAGTGTGTATCGAGAAAGTACGAGAGATTTATCCCTTTTTCAAAGATATGAATAATGAGACCTCAATCCAAAATATCAATACGAGGGTTTTAAATTCATACGGTTTGATATCAGTATCACAGATCAATCAATAGCTCGGttgtttcttataaattaGATTTTGATTCAGTTTGAGTTTGGTTgaattgttgaaaattttaagattttgattCGATTTACGAGTTgacgttttttttataaggctgaaaattgaaatataaccACGTACCATATCGCAGAAGAACGTTTGTGAGGATAGTATTTATGCttggaaattgaaaattgaaatctaAAGATATCCTCATGGAAACGAGGTGTAAGTAACCGAACCACGTACCATATTGCCGGAGAATGTTTGAGTCATCAAGTTCAAATTTAGATCctcgagatatatatatataattaaaatgaataagcaAATTGTAAAAATCCGTAAATTTCACGCcatcaaaaattgaaaatggaatatatgcttttcattcatattttcCATTATTGACAAGTGGAGAATCTATCAAACACGAAATCATCATCTTCGGAATCTCTattctcttcctctttgaCGCCAGTGTCGTTTTTAtccttcattacactatcgaCGAGGTTGACAAAATTGACTATGACTCGTTCATTGTATTCACGAGTGACAATTTGTCTCTCACGTACTTTTTCTTGTCCTCACCAACATTTTAGCTGAACTCGAACTCTTTACTATCAAAACAGACATAATGTGACgtgaaattgaaagtttatgatCTTTACCCATAAagttcaatttaaaaaatgccAACGAAAGTTCGTAAACTTGTaaatatataatcttaaaGGAAGAAATCTAAGAAATGACCAAACTTGAATTGaacaagagaacaaaaagGAAGTAAGAAGAATAACCGCTCTCTAAGGCCACTTGAAATCTCGTTTTTGTGGAGTGGTTAAGCTCTAGTATTTACAAGGGTTGGAGTGTTTAAATGCATTCGCCTAACATGGATGCGTCTCGTTATTGTAATCGTTCAAGCCCacccgctaacaaatattgtcattttttgtatttacaTTTTCGGCATTTcgctcaaagtttttaaaacttaaaacactTATGTttgagagaggtttccacgcccttgtaaaaaaatgtttggttctGCTCTCCAAcaggggatctcacaattcacccctccAGTGCCCAACATCCTCCCTGGCTCTCGaacccttcttcaatcgatgtgggactctccAATTCACCCCTTTGGGACCAGTGTCcctgctggcacaccacctcgcgtccactcccttcagggctcagcctcttcgttggcacatcgttcagtgtctagctctgatatcatttataacagctcaaactccccgctaacaaatattctctttgatttttcgTTTCAAACgtcccctcaaaatttttagaatGCATTTACTAAAGAAGATTTCgaaattgaatataaaaaatatattgttatcCTCCACAGTTAGACATGCCACAGCAAAGAGCAATACTTATTCAGTGCCAGTGGCATCAGTAGCTCCACCTTTTGCTGCAATAAATATAGCGTTGGGGCTTCTTCTTTCATccttttttcacttttttctcACACCCCATTCCccatttctttctaatttccCCCTCTCcaagctctctctctccctctctctctctctctctccggCCTCTTTTCTGTGTAAAGCCgattgaatttgaatgttCTTCGTGGCTTTTGGCGAGTTTTTTCTTCTGGGTTTGTGCGGTTTGTGGATTCTAAGCTCTAATGGAAAACGGGGATAAGCTTGTTCTTGAAGGAACCGAGATGGGTTCACGTGAGGGAACCATTTCAATTCCTCTCGAAAAGGTATGATCAATGAATGAACGATGTTCTCTGTTTCCTTTTACGTTTTCTTTTCTGGGTAATCTTCTGTTTCTCGTTTATTTTAATGGGTTTTCTCTTTATCCTCTGATTTTCTTATGCAATTCTGTAAGAACATTACTTAAACTGAGCTAAGATGCAAGAGGAGTGAAGGATTGTAGCTGTTTTAGTCTAGATTTTCATGTTCTAAGTATTGAATCCTTATATTAAACTGATGAATCGTGATGATATCTACTCTTCTGTTGATTTGTGATCGATTATCACTAGTTTTAATACCTAAAATCTTCATCTGAGTGTGCTGTGAAATGCCCTGTTCTTGTTCCTGTTCTATGTTCTTATATTCAGTTCTTCATCCAGGATGAGCGCACAGCTGGGATAACTGAGGAAATTGAGCATTCTAATCAATGGAAGAGACCGAATCTTATACTCGAGATACCGTCTCGAACACCCGAATCGTCGCCTCGAGATTATCAGGCTATAAAGATGCCTCAAACTCCTAAGAAAGTGAATTTTGTATTGACACCAAGCCCCTCAGATGCAAGAATTAATGGATCTGGATCACCTGGTCCATCTTCATCTAGAGGCAAATCATCTATAAGAAGTCTTTTTCCCAAGTTAAGCTTCATCCATAGAAGTTCTTCAGATATTGAGAAGGTTGCCAATGTTGTTCTTGAAGGTTCATCCAATGGGGCTCAAGAGAAGCCTTCAATAGCTAGGTCCTTGTCTCTTACTAAGATATTTACCCCTAGGATAAAGAGGACTTCATCTCTACCTGTTACTACGATCATTCACTCGAACCCCGAATCGACACATGGAGGAAGTAGAGGAGGAGCTACCAACCTTATGGTATGTATCCACTTGTGTCATTGTTCTCCTTTTAACCGGGTCGAAGGCTCGAGCattttcaacaaattctttgttcttttcatgTCTGGTTGTATAGGTGACAAGAAGTTATATTTGAACACGTATACAACTTGTGTAATGTTATTTGATCTTTGTGTTTTGTGCAGGGGAAAGGAGCGCAACGACAAATTTCTCGATCTCTTTCGGTCCCGTTGAATGATAAAGAGTCGAGCTTGAGGAGGATGGACTCGTTTTTTCGTGTTATTCCTTCGACTCCGCTTGTGAAGGGAGGAAGTGGAAAGCTAGATGTAACCATAGAGGAAGCTGGTATGATTCGATGAAAGAATATCGACTACTtctttattactttttttttcgtttttctttctaatgaAACTAACTTGGAGTTAGTCGAACGGTTAAGGCTgtaagatcctacatcagttggggaggagaacggaacattccttataagggtgtggcaacctctccctagcagacacgttttaagaaccttgaggggaagcccgataGGGatagcccaaaaagaacaatatttactagtgatGAGCTTGGACTAtagtaaatgatattaaagccGGAGATtaaacgatgtgccagcaaggaggctgatcCCCGAAGAGGGTGGACAAGAGGCAgcgtgccagtaaggacgttgggcctcgaagggggtggattggagggtcccacatcgattggagaagggaacgagcgTCATCTAGGACcctgggctccaaaggggggtggattgtgagattccatctcagttggggaggaaaacgaagcattccttataagggtgtggaaacctctccgtagcaaactcgttttaaaaattttgaggggaagcctgaaagggaaagcccagagaggacaatgtctgctagtggtggactcgGGCCGTTACAAAGGCGTTACTAGCAAGATCTTCTACTCACGTTAAGGGGAAAAGTTCAATTCAAGAACTAATTTAATGGTGTCTTCTTCATGGTTCAGAAGAAGATAATGCTGGTGAAGATATACCTGAAGAAGAAGCTGTTTGCAGAATCTGTTTGGTCGAGTTGTGCGAGGGCGGCGAGACGCTAAAGATGGAATGCAGCTGCAAAGGTGAACTGGCTTTGGCACATGAGGACTGTGCCATCAAATGGTTTAGTATCAAGGGCAATAAGACATGTGATATCTGCAAGGAAGAGGTCCGAAACTTACCCGTTACTCTGTTACGGATTCAAAGTATTCGAGCTCGAAGCACCGGAGCAATCCGAGCTCTGCAGGAAGATGTCAATGGCTACAGGTATTCGACCTAAACATACCatccattttcatctttgtaTAGCTTGTTCTTTTATGATCATCCTATTGATACAACTTTCAATGTGCAAATCTTTTTAGGGTCTGGCAGGAAGTTCCCGTGCTCGTCATCGTGAGCATGCTTGCCTATTTCTGTTTTCTCGAGCAACTTCTGGTACGATTCTCGTCTCTACGTTTTGCTCATCGAGTTCTTGGCACATTCCCTTGAAAAACGTCGTCGTCTTTCAGGTCGGTAGAATGGGGAGTGGTGCAATCGCGATATCCCTGCCTTTTTCTTGTGTACTTGGACTGCTTTCATCCATGACCTCATCAACTATGGGTAGGCAATCTAATAATGCTGCATAACCCTATCTGATCTTTATCGTTTTTGTTAGTTTCGGAGTTCGCCGACCATCATCGTGTCAAAAAGTGGTCATTTTGCAGCCATTAGTGTGATCGTTTTTTTCATTTCGGAACTTATTATGGAAcaagatttcaaattttcagtaTCCTAACCTCGTGAATTATATATAGTTAAGAGAAGATTCGTCTGGGTGTACGCCTCGTTTCAATTTGCTCTTGTCGTTCTCTTCGCACATATCTTTTACACCGTGGTGAGAACTCTATGCacataaatcttttttattgaattaagaTGTTATTTTCAATCTGGTGTTGCTTCCCTGGTTGCAATAGGTGGGAATACAAGCAGTTCTATCTATTCTTCTTGCAACATTTACCGGGTTCGGTGTCGTGATGAGCGGTACTTCGATCCTAGTTGAGTTTATcagatggagaagaagatggcaAGCTTCATTGGAGCAACATCAAACGCAGATGATCACACGACCGAGTCATTTCGCTTGAACATCAAGTGCATAACAAACTAACCATTGAGGCTGGTATCGACACCAGCCCGAACCAGATAGATACTACAGAAACGATAGCAGATGTTCAATTTGCTACGTATACTATAGATGGTTTCGCAAGCAAGTTCGATCAAGTCAAGGCAAACTAAGTCAAGGCAAACTAAGCTGTGTGTAAATGAGAGATTTGTGGTGTTGTTTACTTGTGTTTTCAAGTCAATGAGGAATTGGCTTCATAGActttctttttggttcttttttcaTGGCGTTTTGCAGAAGCAAGCTGCAATGTTCTTCCCAGTGGTGGATGAGTTCATTGAGTCCATTTGTGAGAAAGTTCATGTTATGAAGATTTGTGTTTTAtagaacaaatcattcctaCGTTCGGTTCTTCAAGTTAAACtaccaaaaatttgaactacaaaaaaaCACTGATATTTAACAATCATAATGGAAATTATCatttattctcaaacaatTTGGCAACTTAATTAGCATAATCGAAGCCCTTCGCAATCGAAAGTGAAAGCGGGAGATCGAaaacttctaaaattttcaaatatctcTTGAATTGTCAGAAAAAAGAGATTGTGAAATTTTCATCTGAAAAAGCAATGCATGAAGATTACATCTGAAAATGATCTAAAATACTCTATGAGAGTTGAGAGTATCGTTTAGAAATCAGATCCAACAAACAGAAGCATGGTAAGCTTAGAGTCTGAAGCAAACAGTTTCTAATTAGACAAAAGAAGATTTCCAGTTACAGAATAATCCATCAAACGAGAGATACGATTAGCTCGCTGCTGATCGGAATCAATGTTCAAGGCTAACATAATCAGCAATAATATACAGTTTTTCTCCAGAATCAGAACCAGTTTCCACGTTCATACCACCGAAATCATTTAATCTCCAATATCCAAGCCCTAGATCCTAAAATCCCTAACCTCCAAAGCCGTAAAGAGTGCGACCTTGCCTCTTGAGAGCATACACAACATCCATGGCGGTGACGGTCTTCCGGCGAGCGTGCTCGGTGTAGGTGACGGCATCACGAATGACATTCTCGAGGAAGATCTTGAGAACGCCGCGAGTCTCCTCGTAGATCAGGCCGCTGATACGCTTTACGCCGCCTCGCCTGGCCAGACGCCGAATTGCCGGCTTCGTGATTCCTTGAATGTTATCTCTCAGAACCTTCCGGTGCCTCTTCGCTCCTCCTTTTCCAAGGCCCTTTCCTCCCTTGCCTCTGCCGGACATTGTCGCTGCGCTTGAGATTGGTAGATGAGGATTCAAATCTACAGAGAAAAAACTCAGGTCCCTGCTGTGTAAGAAAACTGACAGAGTTCGTTGTATTTATAGAGAAAGGAGATGGAAGGTTGGCCGTTGGATGGCGATCCGTGTGtcgaaataattttattttatggccGTCCGATTTCACGTGGATTGTGCCTTTAGTGGCTGGATGAATGTGTCTCGCGGATTgaggatttttctttttctttttctttttttccaaaGAATCAACAAGTGTTCCTAAGACGCTATATTCTCGACCCTTCTAATTATAATCTAACTCAATTTTACcgttataaaaattagaaatatttaacgtacatatttgatattttagttattaatatgatattatttttttaatctaataaaaaaaattaaataattaaaaaaaataaacaattcgACCGTTCAATCAAAACTAATCTAAAAACAAATGATTAGGTTGGATCGTGAATCTTATTTAGATCATTAGGCTCCTCAACACTCTCACCATCGACCAGACAAACCATCtaaaaaacaatgaattttGTCTGTTTGCATGTTATCATGTTGCCTCGATTCGAGATTTTGATTAGTTGTCTTTATTTGAGTGTTAAGGTGATGGATAAAACTTGCAACTTCATCTCGTGATCAACTTGAATGCCAGATGAATTATCCTCTCAATCGACACTAGATTGTGATGAAATTTATTGAGTTACTTCGACGAGTTCTTGTTTGTTTCGAGGTTTAGTCTCGTGATGGCTTAAACAAAGgtgatttaagaaaaaaacttaGACACTCTCGAAGAAGTTCAAATTACGACATACCCATCTTATAAAAccttttcattaaaaaaaaaaaaaaaaaaaaattgaaagaatacacacaaaaaacttataataaaaaaacatttaatctAGCAAGGAACCCATCCATCCGATCCGAGATCTCTCGAGCACTCTAAATTCTATAATTTCTCTTCCCATAGCTCCGGCACGATAGCATACGCCCTCCCTCCCGTACcacaaaatcttttctttctcgcATAATTTCAACATATCGATCTATAATAAAGATTATTAATCGAAATACATTGATACTTTCAAACAATTTTCACTCCAAGCCATACATTACATTACAGCtcaaaagaacaaacaagagagaatgaaataatttagtgaatcaagagagaaggaaaacaTAGGTCCAGAAACCAAGATTTTAGTATACCTTGATCTAACAAGTGAAATTAGTAGCAACAGTGTGATAtacaaatgttttttttttgcaaggAAATTGTCTTCTGTTAAACAATGCAAACAAGTTATCATTAATAAGAACTTTCACAGTTACCATTCAGTTCACAATCAGTAAAGTTTACTCATGGCAGCAGGCAGCAAAACTGAAATATGCTCATAATCGAAGCCTTACGAGTAACATCGGCAATGAAAGAAGGGATAGTTCGAGTAACGGGCATGCATTGTAGAACTTAAAAGGGAAAACCATGAACCCATACTTGGACATCAACAGGATGCTGCAAGAAACTATAGATTATGTTTCACTAAGGTTAAAAATAATGCGTGAAAAGTTCAATGTAACAAACTTGGCCCAACACTATAGATTATGTTTCACTCAAGTTGAAAATAATGCGTGAAAAGTTCAATGTAACAAACTTGGCCCAACAGTAGATGCACGGATTGCAAATAACAAGGAAACAAAGCTGCCACTCGCAACTTACTCATAACACTTGTTTCTGTACCATATTGAGCAATGAGGCCTCATCTCCCACTATCAAGCAATGAAGCCATCTCCCACTATCATACCAAAAAGTATTAGTTGAAATTATCTTGTCAGATCCATTGGAcagattggagagaggaatgagggACAGGAGGGACGCTTGGTCTTGAAGGAGGGACGCTGGGTcttgaaggaggtggattgtaagatctcatatcggttggagaggaaaaccaagtattctttataagggtgtggaaatctcagggaaagcccaaggaggacaatatctgttagtggtgggcttgaactattacaaatggtattagaactagacaccgagcggtgtgccaatgaggcgCTGAGCCTCAAAGAGAGgtggacactaggcggtgtgccagcgaggatgttgaaccttgaaggggggtagattgtgaaatcccacatcgattggagaggaacgagtggcagcgaggacgctgagcctcgaagggggtagattgtgagaccccacatcggttggagagaggaacaaaacattctttataagggtgtggaaacctctccctagcagacgcgttttaaaaatcttgaggggaagttcgaaaaggaaagcccaaagaagacagtatctgctagcagtgggcttggactgttacaaatggtatctgaACCATAcagggcggtgtgccagtgaggacgctgagccccaaagggaggtggacacagtgtggtgtgccagcgagaacgtttggccccaaaggggggtggacaccaggcgatgtgccagcgaggacattgaGTCCTGaagagatctcacatcaatagAGGAACAAGTTCCAACGAGGATACTAAGCCCCAAAggcggtggattgtgagatcccacatcagttggaaaggggaacgaagcattctttacaagggtgtggaaacctctccttagcagacgcgttttaaaaaccttgaggggaagcccaaaaggaaaagtccaaagagaacaatatctactagcggtgggcttcggCAGTTACATATCTTCACAATTATAACATTCTACCCATCCTCAAAATTTTGTAAGCTCATAATTCAACGTGTTGAAACTAAAACTTCAAAGAAAACTACACCGACctattaaaatttactttttggGCCAAAAGAAATTCACTCTTTATAAGATCAGAAATCTAGAATTGCATAAAGAACTTAGCAAAAATAGCGAGTCTAATAAAACAGTAGAGTATAAAGCCAGAAAGACAATTAACCCTCACCAGAATGCCTTGAATATTGTTCTCAACTTGTTAAGAAAATGGCAGTAGGATTCCCAGGGGATGGAGGATTCTGAGTCAACAATGAAGCCAAAGCACCGGCTTTTGCAACAGCATCTGGATCAGATGCACACAAAATCTCCACCTCTTCCAAACCTATTTGCCTCTTGATCAACTCCAAGTTCTCTCTAAGGACGTCCATCTCCCCAAATGGAAGCTTCAAGTCCAAGGCCTGAACCCCAAGTGCAGCAGCCTCATCCTTCTTAAACCTCAAGAATGGCATACATTGCttctgtgtttttttaaaatctgcTGCCTGCCCAACTGAACTGTTCTGTAGTGCCTCCATTATTTCACTATCTGGTGCAAACGTACGTCTAGTCGGGTCAAATTTACTTCGGAGTATCCTTAGGCATTCTGCTTTCCATCCGTCGAATTGCTCGTTCACATATACCAAGCCAGTTAATTTCTTGTCCTCAATCACCATTGTGACAGGAGCACCCTTCTTGTTGCCCTTTTTAGATCCTAAAAGTTGCTTTTGAAGAAGCTTCCTCATCAAAACTATTGAGTCTTGGAGATATTTGTTCGCAATTTTGAGAGTTAAATCAGGAGAATCGGCCAAAGGCCAGCcagaattaataacaaatccttctttcttcaacatttcCCTCCAAACATATTCTGCATAGTGTGGACAGATTGGAGTAATAAGTCGCGTCTGGACATCCATAAAACGGAAAACCAAATCACGATTCATGCCTCCAGCGCCACATGAAAACCTGTACTCGTCCCTAGCTGCTTGGAGATCATAAAAACCGGTCTTCAGAGCTTC from Cucurbita pepo subsp. pepo cultivar mu-cu-16 unplaced genomic scaffold, ASM280686v2 Cp4.1_scaffold000318, whole genome shotgun sequence includes:
- the LOC111784988 gene encoding uncharacterized protein LOC111784988 — translated: MENGDKLVLEGTEMGSREGTISIPLEKDERTAGITEEIEHSNQWKRPNLILEIPSRTPESSPRDYQAIKMPQTPKKVNFVLTPSPSDARINGSGSPGPSSSRGKSSIRSLFPKLSFIHRSSSDIEKVANVVLEGSSNGAQEKPSIARSLSLTKIFTPRIKRTSSLPVTTIIHSNPESTHGGSRGGATNLMGKGAQRQISRSLSVPLNDKESSLRRMDSFFRVIPSTPLVKGGSGKLDVTIEEAEEDNAGEDIPEEEAVCRICLVELCEGGETLKMECSCKGELALAHEDCAIKWFSIKGNKTCDICKEEVRNLPVTLLRIQSIRARSTGAIRALQEDVNGYRVWQEVPVLVIVSMLAYFCFLEQLLVGRMGSGAIAISLPFSCVLGLLSSMTSSTMVKRRFVWVYASFQFALVVLFAHIFYTVVGIQAVLSILLATFTGFGVVMSGTSILVEFIRWRRRWQASLEQHQTQMITRPSHFA
- the LOC111784989 gene encoding histone H4 encodes the protein MSGRGKGGKGLGKGGAKRHRKVLRDNIQGITKPAIRRLARRGGVKRISGLIYEETRGVLKIFLENVIRDAVTYTEHARRKTVTAMDVVYALKRQGRTLYGFGG